A segment of the Candidatus Pelagisphaera phototrophica genome:
AACACCCGTGCCCAATTTCTCTACGCGCCCAGTGAAATTGATTCCAATGATGCGATTCCAGAACTGAACGGAAATGAGTTCCCCCACTCATCCCCTTTCCGAGCAAATATTTCGCTAGACTGGCTTCCACGAGACGAACTGAAAATTTGGTCCAGTATCCGCTATCAGGAAAACGAATACGAAGATACGGGGAACCGGAGAATCCTGAAAGATTCCTTTCAAATTGACGGTGGCATCCAATACGCGCTTTCAGGCGAACACGCTTTGTCTCTCCATATTGAAAACCTCTTCGATGAGGAAATCGAAACTGGCATTTCGTCGGCCGGCCTCGTCTCAATCGGAGCCCCTCGAACGTTTTGGTTCTCCTGGGACTTCTCTCGCTAGAAATTCAGAAAGCCCCTCACCACCCTGGCGCTTTAAAAACTGCTAAGGAGGATGTAGACTGCGTACCCACCCAGCAATGCAATGCCAGTCGACTTTGTCAGGTGAGTCTTGCAAATGAATGTGGATACTTGAAAAATCAGCATTAATCCAATCATCGCAGGGAAAATCAGGGTAAAGAACTCCCCACTCGCAAGGAGACCACCCGGCGTGACAGATGCGGAAGCTCCTGCAACCAACAGAATATTCAGAATGTCCGCGCCTACCACGTTCCCAATCGCGAGCTCGCCATGACCCTTTCGAACCGCGGTCACAACGGTGACCAATTCAGGAAGCGACGTTCCAAAAGCGACTAGCGTTGCTGCTATGATGGATTGAGGCACCTGGGCTCGTATCGCGGTTTCCTCTACCGCATGTATCAACAAATGGGAGGAGGATATTACCAATGTTAGTCCAATCAGTATTTTAATAAAGATTACAACTGTGGAACCTTTCTCATGCGACTCCACACCAAAATCCTCTCTGACGTTTTTCGCCCAGTGTACTGACGCCCACAGGTATCCCGCGAGCAACCCGAGAAATACGAAGCCTATGATCTGAGGAAAGCGCCCGCCACCTTCGAATACCGAACTCAAATTGCTAAAGGGTAGACAAACGACAATAACGAGGAATCCCAGCACCAAACAGAGCAGACCCTGTCGTCGCATTAAATACAGATTTATCGGCACTTTGCCGCACAGTGTGGCTACACCCAGGATCAAGCCCGTATCGCAAATGACTGACCCGATCGCGTTACCCAACGCCATATCTGGCTTTCCGTTGATCGCGGACATCACAGAAACCGTAACTTCCGGTAATGTGGTCCCCAGGCTCACAATCGTAGCCCCAATGATCACTTTGCTGATACCATGACGGATTGACAGAGTCACGGCTTCTTCAACTAGAACGTCAGCCCCTTTTCCTAGTACCGCTATGCAGACCGCGATCAATACCAGCAACAGGTAGATAGGCAAACCTTGCACGAATTCAGTCAGTAGTTCTTCCATTGTTCAGATGAGCGTTATAGTGGAATTGGGTCGATTTACTTACTTGGGTGGACAGCACAGTCAAGAACACACCGAAGATTCCCCTTGCAACCCAATCAACCAATCTTAAAGCGGCAGAAGCAATGTCGGAAACGACCATAAACTACGATTATCGATTCGGTGGAGTCGAACGCCTTTACGGACCCGGAAGCCTCGAGAGAATTCGCGAGGCCAGTGTTCTCGTAGTTGGTATTGGGGGCGTGGGATCCTGGGTTGCTGAAGCCCTGGCTCGGTCCGGGATCGGGTCAATCACGCTCGTTGATCTCGACGACATTTGTGAGAGTAACATAAACCGCCAAATTCACGCTCTGGATGGGCAAATCGGAAAGCCAAAGATTGAAGCGATGGCCGAACGCTGTCGGCTCATAAATCCCGAGGCGACCATAAGCGTCCTCCACACATTTTTCACAGCGAAAACTGCTGAAGAAATATTCAGAAAACCTTATGACTATGTCATGGATGCCATCGACAGTGTGAACCACAAATGCGCCATGATCGATTTTAGTCGAAGAAGAGGCATTCCCATTTTGACCTCAGGAGGAGCCGGTGGACGTATCGATCCGACCAAAATCCAAGTCTCCGACATCACGAAGTCGTACAACGACAAACTCCTCCAGCGAGTAAGAAAGAAACTAAGACAAGATTACGGCTACCCTCGCGAGAGAAGGCGCCGGTTTAAAGTCGAGTGCGTGTTCTCGCCCGAGGAAGCTCACTATCCCGAATTCTGCGACACAAGCAGCCGGCGACTCGACTGTGCCTCCGGCTATGGAGCAGCCGCCCAGGTTACTGGAGCTTTCGGTTTTATTGCAGCAGCAAGAATCATTCAAAAAATAGCGAAGTCTGAAGATTAAATGAGAGTTATCGACCTTAACCGGAATGGAGGCATCGGAGCCAACTCCCTCTTCGTGGAATTAGACTCCTTTAACTTTATCGTTGATGCCGGGCTCAATCCTAAATTTGCAGGAAACTTGGCTACTCCAGACTACACACTGATCGAGGACACCGATATCCATTTCATCGTCATTACCCATTGCCACCTCGACCATATTGGTTCGCTACCCGTCTTGATGAGGAAGCATCCTGAAGCGAGAGTCTTCATGAGCCAGGCCAGTCAAATGCTCATTGAACGCATGCTACACAACTCCTGCAATGTCATGATACGGCAAAGAGCCGAAAAAAATATTCCCGAATATCCACTTTTCACTCATGAAGATATCGATCAAGCAGCGGAGAGATTCGAAACTATTCCATTTAGCAAACCGGTCCAGCTTTCAGAGGCTGACGATGAAATTGAACTGACACTCTACCCTGCTGGACATGTGGCGGGAGCTGGAGGACTGGAAATCTCGAGCTCGGGAAAGCGGTATTTCTTCTCTGGAGACGTGCTATTTGATAATCAACACACTCTGGACGGAGCCAGTTTTCCAATCGAAAACCGCTTTGAGACGGTCTTCCTCGAAACCACTCGAGGTGAAACCGAGCGCCCAAAAGAAAGGACAAGAGCGAGTGAGATCGATCGTCTACTGAAAACAATAACGAATGTCCTGCGTCGCGGAGGATCAGTACTCATACCCGTTTTCGCCTTAGGCCGGATGCAGGAGATACTCACGCTGATTAACAACGCCCGCAAAGAAGGTCTCCTACCTACTTGTCCCATTTTTGGAGCAGGTCTCGGATTGGCAGTGGCGGACCATCTGGATCAGATTTCCAAACGAACCGGTCAGGTGAAATTCACCCGCAAGACGATTAAGGAACTGCGACTTCGTCGCCCGCCACGTAAAATGACACCGGGCAAGGAACCACCCGAACAGGGCATCTATATTCTGAGCAGTGGAATGATGGTCGAACATACCCCCAGCTATAATCTCGCCGCAAGTCTCCTCCCTCAAGGTCGCAACGCGATCTGCTTTGTCGGATATTGTGATCCTGAAACCCCGGGAGGCAAACTTCTGGACACCAAGCCAGGAGAGACTTTTCTCTTCGGAACCATCGACTATCAGACTCCAGTGAGAGCGCAAATCGAACGCTTTGAGATGAGCGGACATGCCGATCGAGAGGAACTTCTAAAATTCGCTCTTAGAACACATCCCAAGAAAGTCGTTCTAACTCATGGGGACCCAGGGGCACGGGCCTGGTTCGCTATCGCCTTAGCCGAAAACGACCCTACCCTCATCGTCATTGATCCCAAGCCGCTTGTTCCCTTTGAATTGTAGTTTGTCGATTCTGAGGACCAACCCAATCCGGCTAATCCCAAATATTCTTCATCAATGAAGTACAGACAGCTTGGCACAAGCGACATACGCGTATCAGAAGTTAGCCTCGGATGCTGGACACTTGGAGGACTCAACTGGATCGAGGGCCATGCGACGGGATGGGCGAATGTCGATCCCTATGAAATTGAATCCGCAATAAAGATTGGCATCGATGGAGGCATCAACCACTTTGACAACGCAGACGTTTACGGAAATGGGGATGCCGAACGACTTCTCGCGAGTTGTCTCCAAAATATTGGGATTAAAAGCGACTCTTTTATAATTGCATCGAAAGTCGGTCACTACAAGGGAACCGCAGCCCACGCTTACGAGAAAATTCATATTCGTCGGCAATGCGAACAGTCGCTCATAAATCTGCGTCGTGAATACCTTGATATTTACTATTTGCATCATGCAGACTTTGGACCCAACGACAGATACTTGAATGACGCTGCGGAAACCATGCAAGCGCTTCAGACTGAAGGTAAAATTCGCCTCATCGGTCAGTCTGCCTACCGGTCTTCTCATTTCAAAAAGTCCGTGCCAATTATTAAGCCAACCGTCCTTCAAAGCTGGGCCCACGCTATGGATACGAGATTCGTTGAACGAAGCAGTATCGTCGGTCAACTGCTCGAGAAAAATGACCTTTCGTTCATAGCATTCAGTCCACTCAATCAGGGACTTCTTCTAGACAAATTTGAACCCGAAAGCCCTCCAGTCTTCGAATTGGGCGACCATCGTAGAAACAGTCCTAAATTTTCCAAAGAAGCGCTTGCGGGACTAGCTCCCCAGTTGAATGCGCTTAAGTGCCGATTCGGCAATTCCACTTTGGACCTTGCCAGCGTTGCCTTACGGTTCGTCCTTAATTACAATCGGATTGCTTGTGTCATACCAGGCTTTCGAAACAAGCGGCAGGTTTCATGCAACTTAACCACGTGTGATCGAGAATTGAACAAGGAAGACATGGCGTTTATCCGCGATGTTTTCAGCAAAACAAATACAAAGGCTGCTACAGCCAACAAGACCAACGGTTAAAGTCCGTCCAAAACCTGCTTGTATTGAGCTTGAGAAGGATTCAGTTCCACCGCTTTCGATAAAGCCTCTTTAGCTCTTTCCGTTTGCCCTACTCGCATGTGGGCGACTCCTAAGTTATACCACCATCGATCTTGAACAGGATCTAGCTGCACTGCCCTTTCCATGGATTGGATGGACCGGCTAGTGTCGCCTTTTTCTGCATACAAGAGACCCTCACCAAACCAAATAAGCCCAAGGGATGTGTCAATTCGCTTGGCCTGGTCGATTTTTAGCAAGGCACCGTCAATATCGCCTACACGGGCGAACATAATCGCCACATCGTAGAGAAGATGGGCATTGTTTTTGTCAAAATCGGCTGCCTGCTGGGCAAGCTGTTTGGCCAAAGCAGCGTCACCCTGTAGCACCGCTAATTCCGCTCGTCTGAGAGCGCCCGCAGGCCGGTCGGCATTGGCCTCCGCGTATTGCTGCCATTCTTGAAAGGCGCTTTGCGTTGGATTAAACTGGGTTGACAGCGTATCTGCGGCTTGGTTACGAACCAATCGAGAAGAATCGTACAAAGCCCGTTGCACATCAGCTAGCCGATCATTCCGGTTTGCCATAATGCGAAGTGCTGACTCTCTTTCAATAGGCGACTTCGACTTCGCAGAAGTAAGCGCTGCCTGCAAACTCTCAGGAGTTCCTGGAGCCATCGCCCCTAGAATCCTCAAGTACGCAGAACGCCAATACACGTTCTCTTCATTCAGAAGCAAGCGATGCACATCAGTCCATGAATCCTCCTCCCCCTCGTAATACGAATTCAAAACTCCGGCTCGATCGCGCAACGCCAACCTGCGTTCAGAATTCGGATACCAGCTTTCCACTTTGTCCCGCGCCCACTCAACAGTCTTATCGCCATGGCAAGCAGAGCAAGCATTCGGCGCATCGTAGTCGATGGTCAGTTGCGGGTCAGGAATCGTAAACCCATGGTCACGCCTCGCGTCTCTTTGCATATAAAGGCGCTTCGGCATGTGGCAAGAAACACATTGGTTCCCAACGCTGTCTAGTGGATGGTGGCTGTGCGTAACCGGGTCAATAATCGTCGCCTCATTTAGACCCGTAGAATGGCAACGCATGCAAAGTGAATTATCTTCCACAGATAAAATAGTCTCGTGGGAATGAGGATTGTGACAATCAAGACAACTCACACCTTTATGGCCCATTTTGCTCAATTTAAGCGATGCGTAGACATAGTTTTCCTCGTTGGCCTTCCCGTCGACAAAGTAAGCGTTTGGCAGATCAGGAAGAACGAGCCGGAAATGATCATCAAAACGTTCACCCGCATGAAAGTCGTTAGCCGTCAGCTCTTCCCGTCGCGCGTGGCAACTCGCGCAATTATCCATAGCCAATTCAATGTTGGGAGGAGTTTCCCTTTTCTTGTATTCTCCAGATCTTGCTGAAGCCACATGCGACTCCATATCCGCATGACATTGGATACAGGAAATTCCCTCGATTTTCCACTCGCTCGAATATTCGTCTGTGCGGATATCATAGTTCTTCTTGTAGTCCGTCATATGGCACCAGGCGCAATTGGAATTCCAATTCATGCCCTGTTGACTCCAATGACCCCAATCACCTTCATCTCGATGCTCGTCTCCAAAGACGTTAAACCACTGTTTCTTGTGCGGGTCCCAAGTCAGCCCCTGAATCTGAAATCGACCACCTGGAAAGGGAATGAGAAACTGGCGAATCGGAGTCTCTCCGATCACAGAATCCACCTCGCTCGGCAACTGCGTTTCCAGTTCACTCATTTCGAAACCATTCTCTTTAGCAGCGAGTTGGTACCTCCGCTCTGCCTGATCAAACACTTCTCCTTGCGAAAACGCCTCGCTGTCCTTTTCCGAATCCAGACGGCGATGGGCTAACTGATGATGACTCCCGAGCCAATCATCATACTGGTCAGCGTGGCATTCACGACAGGTTTCCGCAAGGTACCAATCGTCATTACTGACAACTGATACCGAATCTCTGCCAGAGGATTCCTCGGCACTCCGCTTATCGGCTTCTTTCGAACCGGAGCTTTCGGGTCCGCAGCCAACGAACAGAACGAGAGCCGCGTTCGTGAGACAAACGGAGACAAACGCAACATAGCCATGCTTTCGGACTGTTCTGAGTAGGTTTTGCAGCATGATTTCAGGCTTTGGGAACAAGCACCGAATCACAGCGAAGCAAAAAGCGTTAGGAAAGCAAATTCGCCAATAAATCCATTGAAGCCTCGCTACCGCTCGCCTGAAACAGTCCTACACTACGCTCTATTAGGATGCAGCGGAGAAACCGAGAACGAAATAGAGATTCCTCCCATTTTACAATGCCTACCAAATGTCGCCTTCGAAAGTCGCCCAACTGGCTTTCCCCACCAAATGCCTCCGACGTGAGGAATACTCGGTGAAGTTTGAGGTCAATAATTCTGTTGATTATTCGTACCATTTCACTGTATTTTCAGGTTAGGCTTTGAGAAAAATCGATTAAGACTAAACCTCAATAAGTACCATGAAAAAAGCCACCATATCTATCCTTTTGATGATCGGCCTTCTTTTCCACGTGTTCGGGGATGACGATGACATCATGCCGTACGAACACAGTATAAGCAGCGAAGATGTTGATTTGCTCTTTAAGGTTATGCTACAGCCAAAATTCCCAGAATCGCTTCGATCCCAGGGATTCTCCAGTGGACGCGTTCATTTACTGCTCGAGTTACACTTCGATGGCGAACTAAGGGACTGGATTGTTACCTACGCCTCCCACCGCGACTTCGCGAAGTCAATTGAGAGAGTGATTGAGGAATGGGAATTCGGCCCTCCCAAGCGAAAAGGCAAGCCCGTCTCGCTCATAGTACCTGTCGAAGTAAGCTTTCGGGCATCTGGGGATGTAGTCAGTTTCAATGCAACCAATGGTCTTAATCACATGATGAGCAGCCAGTATGGTTATAGCTCCTTTGATACCATCAAAGTCGCAGACGTAGACAATCTCGATAAATTCCCCGAGCCAGTCTATGTCGTCAGACCCAAAGTACCCAACTCTCTCATACGAAAGAGCGATGGAAGCTACGGCGTCTTCAGATTCTTTATCGATACGGAGGGCCGCGTTCGGCTTCCCCATGTGGACCATGTCCGGGGAGGAAAAGTGGATGTGCGACTCCTCGAAGCCGCACAGGACGCCTTGGAAGAATGGGAATTTATTCCTCCTACGGTTAGGGGTAAAAAAGTTATTGTTGAGCTGAAGCAGCCTTTCCTATTTCAGCGTACTCGGTAACGGTTTACATGCTGGTCACTGATCGACTCCCATCAGTTGTTTTGAAACACGCTCGAGCCGGTTTAGGTCCAAATCGCTTCCGTCGTCTGGAAACTGAAACTCTCCAAGGTACCAATCTTCAGTAAAAGAAGCATATTCACCTGGTCCAATATCCTCTCTCGGACCAATCGGTTCAATTTCGCAAACGCTGACCTTGCCCTCTCCCCAGTTATCTACGTACCAAAGAGAGAGTGTCATCCCAACCATTTCCCAATATCTTCTATTTGGATACGTCGGATACTTTTTGATAAAGGCCAAGTCATCAGGAGTTACATATGCTAACCATCCTACGTGCGAATCAAGTCCAAGCTTGGGAAATCTGGGTGGACCTTTCAACAAGAAGAAGCCATCCCTAATTTCGATCTGCGGATCTTCCGGGAGAAATTCGATCGCCTGTTTGTCATTATACATGACGTAACTCTTTGGGTAGGCAGAGTATTTCGAAAGAGGAACCACGCAGATCCCTCCTCCTTTACCAAAAGTTCTACTCCAGTGAGACCAATGAACTCGCTCATCGGAAATATTCCTGATCGTCTGGGTAACACGCAAATGCGACGATTGAGAATCTAATTTGAACTCGCGTATTAGCTGTACTCCCGTAGCGGGGTGTTCCTGGCTGACAAGAACCGCTGAATATTTTCCAGTGATCCCCCCTTCCCACTCACCTTCCCAAAGTTCTTTACGTTGGGGAATGACTTTTTCCGGCCCAATGTCACAACGGCCCGGACCCAGTTTGGCAGGGCCCAAGGCGCTTTTACTCTTCCATGAATAGCTTAAAACCCGACCGCCATAGGATGGAGCAAGCACAACCCTGGTCGTAGCATTTTTTATTTCAATACAGTCATTGAAACCTTCATAGTCGATTCTTCCAGTCCCCATAGCCTCAATATTTCCGAAAACAGCGAAGAAAAAGAGCCCAAAACATAATCCATTTAGATGTACTCCAACGTGTCTCATTTAATTTGCTATGAAGCCTTATCAGAGAGAACTCAAGACATCGGAATTAAAAAGCTCGTCAGGCTTGATCTTTTCCAAATAAGCATGAAATGCAACGCACCTGTAACTTCATGGCGGGAAAACCGTCCTTACAAATTACAGAATAAATCTATTTCTCCGTTCACAAACCAAGGTCCAACAACGGTTTGACCCAGCGTCCAACCACCATCAATTTTTCGGAAAACGTCATTTTAAATGAAATTAAACAATCGTATCGACTCGAAATCCTTCCGTGCGGCAATGCGCTTTGCGATCGCCACAGCAGCCACTTTCTTCCTTGCAGGCACAATATTCGCCGCAAAGACGGCCCGCGTCTTCATAGACTCTGAAGCATCTACCACCTACAACGAGGTCAAAGAAAACGATGGCGGGGCCAAGTACGAGACTTACGTTTTCATAAAGGGAAATTTCTACGTCGGTGATTTCGACGACAAGAGCCTCAGAACTGCTAGCTTTGAGGAGGTGGCCGCTACGCTTGCAGAAAACATGAAGCAGCGCAATTTCTACCCGTCGTCATCTCCAAGCGAAGGCGATCTACTGATCGTCGTTCACTACGGAACGACTAGCGTAGAGCCGGATTTGGAAGAGCTCTTTATGCTCGATTCGACAGATCCCTACGCACAGGGAGAGAGCGATGATACTGGCTATTCAGAAGTGTATAGCGACGACTTCGTCGATTTGGCCGATCTGAATGACTTAGACGCCAACAACACAGCCCAGCACCGGCAGACGATGCGGAACAATAGCCTAGGCATCACGAAGGCATTGAATCGGAGAAACATAACGACGACCGAGGAATTCGACCTCCGAGTCGAGATGCAGGACGAGCGCTATTTCATTATTCTCATGGCGTATGACTACGAAAAATTGAGATCGGAAAACGAAAGAGAACTTCTTTGGACGACCCGCTTCAGTGTGCCCTCTATTGGAACAAATTTTGAAGATGCCTACCCCGCCCTCGCGAGAGCAGCGAGTTCCTACTATGGCACTAGCTTGGAGAAATACGCCAAGACAAACACGCATTTCGGCACTGGCAACGTCGAGATCGGCACGCTCGAAACGGTGGCTGTCGAAGAAGACGCCTCTCCAAACCAATCTTCTTCAAAAAAACAACTCAATCGATAGCTGTCCCAATTCAAATATGCCCAATTCAATATTCAAACCGGGCATTTTGCTCCTAATCACCCTTTTCTTAGCTCTTTCCTCCAAAACGAACGATTCACGTCGTTCTGTTTGAAGCTGAGGAAATTGGAATCTACGGAGGCAACTACTTCGTCGAAAAGCACCGCGACGAACTTTTAAAACACATCATTGCCATCGAGGCTGATGCCG
Coding sequences within it:
- a CDS encoding tRNA threonylcarbamoyladenosine dehydratase, whose product is MSETTINYDYRFGGVERLYGPGSLERIREASVLVVGIGGVGSWVAEALARSGIGSITLVDLDDICESNINRQIHALDGQIGKPKIEAMAERCRLINPEATISVLHTFFTAKTAEEIFRKPYDYVMDAIDSVNHKCAMIDFSRRRGIPILTSGGAGGRIDPTKIQVSDITKSYNDKLLQRVRKKLRQDYGYPRERRRRFKVECVFSPEEAHYPEFCDTSSRRLDCASGYGAAAQVTGAFGFIAAARIIQKIAKSED
- a CDS encoding sodium:calcium antiporter, whose translation is MEELLTEFVQGLPIYLLLVLIAVCIAVLGKGADVLVEEAVTLSIRHGISKVIIGATIVSLGTTLPEVTVSVMSAINGKPDMALGNAIGSVICDTGLILGVATLCGKVPINLYLMRRQGLLCLVLGFLVIVVCLPFSNLSSVFEGGGRFPQIIGFVFLGLLAGYLWASVHWAKNVREDFGVESHEKGSTVVIFIKILIGLTLVISSSHLLIHAVEETAIRAQVPQSIIAATLVAFGTSLPELVTVVTAVRKGHGELAIGNVVGADILNILLVAGASASVTPGGLLASGEFFTLIFPAMIGLMLIFQVSTFICKTHLTKSTGIALLGGYAVYILLSSF
- a CDS encoding energy transducer TonB, with product MKKATISILLMIGLLFHVFGDDDDIMPYEHSISSEDVDLLFKVMLQPKFPESLRSQGFSSGRVHLLLELHFDGELRDWIVTYASHRDFAKSIERVIEEWEFGPPKRKGKPVSLIVPVEVSFRASGDVVSFNATNGLNHMMSSQYGYSSFDTIKVADVDNLDKFPEPVYVVRPKVPNSLIRKSDGSYGVFRFFIDTEGRVRLPHVDHVRGGKVDVRLLEAAQDALEEWEFIPPTVRGKKVIVELKQPFLFQRTR
- a CDS encoding tetratricopeptide repeat protein, yielding MLQNLLRTVRKHGYVAFVSVCLTNAALVLFVGCGPESSGSKEADKRSAEESSGRDSVSVVSNDDWYLAETCRECHADQYDDWLGSHHQLAHRRLDSEKDSEAFSQGEVFDQAERRYQLAAKENGFEMSELETQLPSEVDSVIGETPIRQFLIPFPGGRFQIQGLTWDPHKKQWFNVFGDEHRDEGDWGHWSQQGMNWNSNCAWCHMTDYKKNYDIRTDEYSSEWKIEGISCIQCHADMESHVASARSGEYKKRETPPNIELAMDNCASCHARREELTANDFHAGERFDDHFRLVLPDLPNAYFVDGKANEENYVYASLKLSKMGHKGVSCLDCHNPHSHETILSVEDNSLCMRCHSTGLNEATIIDPVTHSHHPLDSVGNQCVSCHMPKRLYMQRDARRDHGFTIPDPQLTIDYDAPNACSACHGDKTVEWARDKVESWYPNSERRLALRDRAGVLNSYYEGEEDSWTDVHRLLLNEENVYWRSAYLRILGAMAPGTPESLQAALTSAKSKSPIERESALRIMANRNDRLADVQRALYDSSRLVRNQAADTLSTQFNPTQSAFQEWQQYAEANADRPAGALRRAELAVLQGDAALAKQLAQQAADFDKNNAHLLYDVAIMFARVGDIDGALLKIDQAKRIDTSLGLIWFGEGLLYAEKGDTSRSIQSMERAVQLDPVQDRWWYNLGVAHMRVGQTERAKEALSKAVELNPSQAQYKQVLDGL
- a CDS encoding MBL fold metallo-hydrolase — protein: MRVIDLNRNGGIGANSLFVELDSFNFIVDAGLNPKFAGNLATPDYTLIEDTDIHFIVITHCHLDHIGSLPVLMRKHPEARVFMSQASQMLIERMLHNSCNVMIRQRAEKNIPEYPLFTHEDIDQAAERFETIPFSKPVQLSEADDEIELTLYPAGHVAGAGGLEISSSGKRYFFSGDVLFDNQHTLDGASFPIENRFETVFLETTRGETERPKERTRASEIDRLLKTITNVLRRGGSVLIPVFALGRMQEILTLINNARKEGLLPTCPIFGAGLGLAVADHLDQISKRTGQVKFTRKTIKELRLRRPPRKMTPGKEPPEQGIYILSSGMMVEHTPSYNLAASLLPQGRNAICFVGYCDPETPGGKLLDTKPGETFLFGTIDYQTPVRAQIERFEMSGHADREELLKFALRTHPKKVVLTHGDPGARAWFAIALAENDPTLIVIDPKPLVPFEL
- a CDS encoding aldo/keto reductase — its product is MKYRQLGTSDIRVSEVSLGCWTLGGLNWIEGHATGWANVDPYEIESAIKIGIDGGINHFDNADVYGNGDAERLLASCLQNIGIKSDSFIIASKVGHYKGTAAHAYEKIHIRRQCEQSLINLRREYLDIYYLHHADFGPNDRYLNDAAETMQALQTEGKIRLIGQSAYRSSHFKKSVPIIKPTVLQSWAHAMDTRFVERSSIVGQLLEKNDLSFIAFSPLNQGLLLDKFEPESPPVFELGDHRRNSPKFSKEALAGLAPQLNALKCRFGNSTLDLASVALRFVLNYNRIACVIPGFRNKRQVSCNLTTCDRELNKEDMAFIRDVFSKTNTKAATANKTNG